In Arthrobacter sp. StoSoilB5, one genomic interval encodes:
- the murG gene encoding undecaprenyldiphospho-muramoylpentapeptide beta-N-acetylglucosaminyltransferase: MTSDSPHVSKPLSVVLAGGGTAGHVSPLLAIADAIKEKRPEAAILAVGTPSGLETRLVPAAGYELATIDRVPFPRKPGLDLLRLPGRLAGAIKQAGRILDDAQADVLVGVGGYVCTPMYLAARRRGTPIVIHEANMKAGLANRVGARFSRHVAVAFAGTRLRGARHVGMPMRRAISGLDRASIGPAAKASLGFNPDRPALIVTGGSSGALSINRAVVSALPALAAAGIQTLHITGTGKAVLDNDGGLLAADGYRQVEYVDGMENVYAAADILLARAGAATVSEVAAVGVPAVFVPLPIGNGEQALNAAALVEAGGALMVDDKEFTPEWLKDELIPLVLDRGRLDDMARRSEALGIRNADQRMADLVLEAVSA; this comes from the coding sequence ATGACTTCAGATTCCCCCCACGTGTCCAAGCCGTTGTCCGTCGTGCTTGCAGGCGGCGGTACGGCCGGCCACGTCAGTCCGTTGCTGGCCATCGCGGACGCAATCAAGGAAAAGCGTCCGGAAGCTGCCATCCTGGCTGTCGGCACGCCGTCGGGCCTGGAAACCAGGCTTGTCCCGGCCGCCGGGTACGAGCTCGCCACTATCGACCGCGTCCCGTTCCCACGGAAACCGGGCCTTGACTTGCTGAGGCTTCCCGGGCGCCTTGCGGGAGCCATCAAGCAAGCGGGTCGAATCCTGGACGACGCACAAGCAGATGTCCTTGTGGGGGTGGGAGGCTACGTGTGCACGCCCATGTACCTTGCGGCGCGCAGGCGCGGTACGCCTATCGTGATCCATGAGGCCAACATGAAAGCGGGGCTTGCGAACCGCGTAGGCGCACGCTTCAGCCGCCACGTCGCCGTAGCGTTTGCCGGCACGCGGCTCCGGGGTGCCCGCCACGTTGGAATGCCGATGCGACGTGCGATCTCTGGACTCGATCGAGCCTCCATCGGCCCGGCTGCCAAGGCTTCGCTGGGCTTTAATCCGGACCGTCCTGCCTTGATCGTGACCGGTGGGTCTTCGGGTGCACTGAGTATCAACCGGGCAGTCGTTTCCGCCTTGCCCGCCTTGGCTGCTGCCGGGATCCAGACACTGCACATCACCGGTACAGGCAAGGCCGTCCTGGATAACGACGGCGGCCTCCTCGCCGCTGATGGCTACAGGCAGGTGGAGTACGTAGACGGGATGGAGAATGTCTATGCTGCCGCAGACATCCTGCTGGCGCGTGCCGGCGCCGCAACCGTCAGCGAAGTAGCAGCAGTAGGGGTTCCTGCTGTGTTCGTGCCCTTGCCCATCGGCAACGGGGAACAAGCGCTCAACGCAGCCGCCCTGGTGGAAGCTGGTGGCGCCTTGATGGTCGACGACAAAGAATTCACCCCGGAATGGCTCAAAGACGAACTTATTCCACTCGTTTTGGATCGCGGCAGGCTGGACGACATGGCCCGCAGATCCGAGGCGCTCGGCATCAGAAACGCTGATCAGCGCATGGCTGATCTTGTCTTGGAAGCGGTATCCGCATGA
- the ftsW gene encoding putative lipid II flippase FtsW produces MVSTPTRGRGKVSGDVEAKAPQAAPKQPARLRGHLRSFWEGLEGKSKAPNSSTYYLILGCALALTAIGVMMVLSASSVEAISEGKSPYADALKQAMFGVVGLVAMYLISRTNVSWMKRLSWWGLGAVVVLLILVQVFGRSTLGNQNWIDIGGISIQPSEISKLVLCVWIAAVLARKEKYLHRWMHVIIPVVPGAGLVLGLILVGNDLGTAIVVMAIVAAGLYFAGVPTKMLAIAGVAGAVGAAAMTIISPNRICRVTAWLGMAGDSCTADSDFTYQSTNGMYGLAQGSWTGLGLGQSRQKYNWLPEAHNDFIFAIIGEELGLVGTLVVLVLFAILGIAIFRVVVRQTDPFQRTLAGGIMVWLLGQASMNMAVVTQLLPVIGVPLPFISAGGSALVMSLCGVGVVLSLARGQLPPQQRPRLLPRRLSKTARKRK; encoded by the coding sequence ATGGTCAGCACGCCCACCCGCGGCCGCGGCAAGGTTTCCGGGGACGTCGAAGCCAAGGCTCCGCAGGCTGCCCCCAAACAGCCCGCCCGGCTCCGGGGACACCTTCGCTCCTTCTGGGAAGGCCTGGAGGGCAAGAGCAAAGCCCCCAACAGCTCCACGTACTACCTCATTCTTGGATGCGCCCTGGCCCTCACGGCCATCGGTGTGATGATGGTGCTTTCCGCTTCCAGCGTCGAAGCGATCTCGGAAGGCAAGTCGCCGTATGCCGACGCCCTGAAGCAGGCGATGTTTGGTGTGGTCGGACTCGTGGCGATGTACCTGATCTCCCGGACAAACGTCAGCTGGATGAAGAGATTGTCCTGGTGGGGACTCGGCGCCGTTGTGGTCCTGCTGATACTTGTCCAGGTTTTCGGTCGCAGCACCCTGGGCAACCAGAACTGGATCGACATCGGCGGCATCAGCATCCAGCCCTCGGAAATTTCCAAGTTGGTTCTTTGTGTTTGGATCGCGGCGGTCCTGGCGCGCAAGGAGAAGTACCTGCATCGCTGGATGCACGTCATCATCCCCGTGGTCCCCGGCGCTGGCCTGGTCCTTGGGCTGATCCTGGTTGGCAATGACCTGGGTACCGCGATCGTTGTCATGGCCATTGTGGCTGCAGGGTTGTACTTTGCCGGGGTTCCTACCAAGATGCTGGCAATTGCCGGCGTCGCAGGAGCCGTCGGCGCTGCGGCCATGACAATCATCAGTCCCAACCGGATCTGCCGGGTGACGGCTTGGCTGGGCATGGCAGGGGATTCCTGCACCGCAGACTCCGACTTCACGTACCAGTCCACCAATGGCATGTACGGATTGGCGCAGGGCAGTTGGACCGGACTCGGACTGGGGCAAAGCCGGCAAAAATACAACTGGCTTCCTGAGGCCCATAACGACTTCATCTTTGCCATCATCGGCGAGGAACTTGGACTGGTGGGGACTCTTGTGGTCCTCGTGTTGTTCGCCATCCTTGGCATCGCCATTTTCCGCGTAGTGGTCCGGCAGACCGATCCGTTCCAGCGCACGCTCGCCGGTGGCATTATGGTGTGGCTTCTGGGACAGGCAAGCATGAACATGGCCGTGGTGACCCAACTGCTTCCCGTGATTGGCGTCCCACTGCCTTTCATTTCAGCAGGCGGCTCGGCCTTGGTGATGTCGCTGTGCGGCGTGGGCGTAGTGTTGTCCTTGGCCCGCGGACAGTTGCCACCACAACAGCGTCCCCGGCTCTTGCCGCGTCGTTTGTCCAAGACCGCACGAAAGCGTAAATAG
- a CDS encoding FtsQ-type POTRA domain-containing protein, producing MASTRKPTFKPGLESNREKKSRPAGSSPQSVISAQRTLEPSAPQGANKPDSADNVIVFPEPKGRRKRRLAVWTFSIVGAFVAALIAGAIYSPVLAVRTITVDGTKLLTPDAVQKALSGMQGKPLPQVNEQEINELLQPLVQVRSATVEARPPSELLVHVNERVPVALLKQGDSFMMVDVDGVQLGATQDQSSVALPLIDPGAGATNTGLFKAIAAVLNTLPADVLARMSTASAASVDAVELKLVDGKTIVWGNAEDKELKAKALEALLKMPPDPKVPVNVYDVSVPRHPFTK from the coding sequence GTGGCTAGCACCCGCAAGCCGACCTTCAAGCCCGGGCTGGAATCCAACCGGGAGAAAAAGAGCCGTCCTGCCGGGAGCTCCCCGCAAAGCGTCATCAGCGCCCAGCGCACCCTTGAGCCATCTGCACCGCAGGGCGCGAATAAACCGGACAGCGCGGACAATGTCATTGTTTTTCCGGAGCCGAAGGGGCGCCGGAAACGCAGGCTGGCCGTGTGGACGTTCTCCATTGTGGGCGCCTTCGTGGCGGCGCTCATAGCGGGCGCAATCTATTCGCCTGTACTCGCGGTCCGGACCATCACTGTGGACGGCACCAAGCTGCTGACGCCCGACGCTGTGCAGAAGGCCTTGTCAGGGATGCAGGGCAAGCCATTGCCGCAGGTGAACGAGCAGGAAATCAATGAGCTCCTGCAGCCCTTGGTCCAGGTCCGTTCGGCAACGGTGGAGGCCAGGCCGCCGTCGGAATTGCTGGTCCACGTCAACGAGCGCGTGCCCGTGGCGCTGTTGAAACAAGGTGACTCGTTCATGATGGTGGACGTCGACGGCGTACAGCTGGGAGCCACGCAGGACCAGTCATCCGTGGCGTTGCCCTTGATCGACCCCGGCGCAGGTGCCACCAACACTGGGTTGTTCAAAGCGATTGCGGCGGTCCTGAACACCTTGCCGGCCGATGTGCTTGCCCGGATGTCCACCGCCTCTGCCGCGTCCGTCGATGCCGTTGAGCTAAAACTCGTGGATGGAAAGACGATAGTGTGGGGCAATGCCGAGGACAAGGAACTGAAGGCGAAGGCGCTTGAGGCCCTGCTGAAGATGCCGCCGGATCCCAAAGTTCCCGTGAACGTCTACGACGTCAGTGTGCCCCGGCATCCATTCACCAAATAA
- the ftsZ gene encoding cell division protein FtsZ has translation MAAPQNYLAVIKVVGIGGGGVNAVNRMIEVGLRGVEFIAINTDAQALLMSDADVKLDVGRELTRGLGAGANPEVGKQAAEDHADEIEEVLRGADMVFVTAGEGGGTGTGGAPVVARIARSLGALTIGVVTRPFTFEGRRRAGSAEAGIDALRDEVDTLIVIPNDRLLSISDRNVSVLDAFRSADQVLLSGVQGITDLITTPGLINLDFADVKSVMQGAGSALMGIGSARGEDRAVKAAELAIASPLLEASIDGAHGVLLSIQGGSDLGLFEINEAARLVQEVAHPEANIIFGAVIDDALGDEARVTVIAAGFDDVKATSPSMDQSRPAQNPVPAERPAAPSTAPSNANAPQHATAGIGAAGLSNWGQQRPSALPADSGFDVDLPAVVEPDLSGSRSDDLDVPDFLK, from the coding sequence GTGGCAGCACCGCAGAATTACTTGGCCGTCATCAAGGTCGTCGGCATCGGCGGCGGTGGCGTGAACGCAGTCAATCGCATGATCGAAGTCGGCCTCCGGGGCGTCGAGTTCATCGCCATTAACACTGACGCGCAAGCGCTCCTCATGAGCGACGCCGACGTCAAGCTCGACGTCGGTCGTGAGCTCACCCGCGGCCTCGGCGCCGGAGCCAACCCCGAGGTCGGCAAGCAGGCTGCCGAAGACCACGCTGACGAGATCGAAGAAGTTCTCCGCGGCGCTGACATGGTCTTCGTAACGGCTGGCGAAGGCGGTGGCACTGGTACCGGTGGAGCTCCCGTCGTCGCGCGCATCGCCCGTTCCCTGGGTGCGCTGACCATTGGCGTGGTTACCCGTCCCTTCACTTTCGAAGGCCGCCGTCGTGCGGGCTCCGCTGAAGCCGGCATCGACGCCTTGCGTGACGAAGTCGACACCCTGATCGTCATCCCCAACGACCGCCTCCTGTCCATCAGCGATCGCAACGTCTCCGTCCTGGACGCTTTCCGCTCCGCTGACCAGGTACTTCTTTCCGGCGTCCAGGGCATCACGGACCTCATCACCACTCCGGGCCTGATCAACCTCGACTTCGCGGACGTCAAGTCCGTCATGCAGGGAGCCGGCTCGGCGCTCATGGGTATCGGTTCCGCCCGCGGTGAAGACCGTGCCGTCAAGGCTGCAGAACTCGCCATCGCCTCGCCGCTCCTGGAGGCCTCCATCGATGGCGCACATGGCGTGTTGCTGTCCATCCAGGGTGGTTCAGACCTCGGCCTGTTCGAAATCAACGAGGCAGCCCGCTTGGTACAGGAAGTTGCCCACCCTGAGGCGAACATCATCTTCGGTGCGGTCATCGACGACGCCCTCGGCGACGAAGCCCGCGTCACCGTCATTGCTGCTGGATTCGACGACGTCAAGGCAACCTCTCCGTCCATGGACCAGTCGCGTCCCGCGCAGAACCCCGTGCCCGCCGAACGTCCTGCGGCTCCGAGCACAGCTCCTTCGAATGCAAACGCGCCGCAGCATGCAACTGCCGGCATCGGCGCCGCAGGCCTGAGCAACTGGGGCCAGCAGCGTCCGTCGGCGCTTCCCGCTGACTCAGGCTTCGACGTCGACCTTCCGGCCGTTGTGGAGCCGGACCTCTCGGGCAGCCGCTCGGATGACCTCGACGTTCCGGATTTCCTGAAGTAA
- the murC gene encoding UDP-N-acetylmuramate--L-alanine ligase encodes MTHANAPLESLGRVHFIGIGGVGMSAIARIMVARGVPVSGTDAKDLPVMHDLSAAGARIAVGYDSGNLGDAQTVVAGSAIRSDNPELSAAREAGLPVLHRSEALAATMDGHRVVTIAGTHGKSTTTSMVAVLLKEAGLDPSFAIGANVPALGVNAAHGSSDIFVAEADESDGSFLNYRPLIAVVTNVEADHLDHYGTAEAVFASFDNFVALLPPHGVLLACADDAGARALADRTAAKGTTRVLTYGTGHDADILLQDGGPGDVSVAVDGARHTLNLQVPGRHNALNAAAAFAVALELGVAPERAAEALGHFTGASRRFELKGQGRGVRVYDDYAHHPTEVRAALSAARSVAGGHKVHVLFQPHLFSRTREFAAEFAAALDTADTALVLDIYPAREDPIPGVTSSLIADRLSQGRLVSSNEAVEAIVAAAGEGDIVLTVGAGDVTAYGPVIVEALGG; translated from the coding sequence ATGACCCACGCAAATGCACCTCTAGAGTCCCTCGGACGCGTACATTTCATTGGCATCGGTGGGGTGGGAATGTCTGCCATCGCCCGGATCATGGTGGCTCGTGGCGTTCCTGTAAGTGGTACGGACGCCAAGGACCTGCCGGTCATGCACGATCTTTCTGCCGCGGGTGCCCGCATCGCCGTCGGATACGATTCCGGCAACCTGGGCGATGCCCAGACCGTGGTGGCCGGTTCCGCAATCCGTTCGGACAATCCTGAGTTGTCCGCGGCACGCGAGGCCGGTTTGCCCGTGCTGCATCGATCCGAGGCATTGGCTGCAACAATGGACGGCCACAGGGTTGTCACTATCGCCGGCACCCACGGCAAGTCGACCACCACGTCCATGGTCGCCGTCCTGCTCAAGGAAGCAGGGTTGGATCCGTCGTTCGCCATTGGCGCGAACGTCCCGGCGCTGGGGGTCAACGCGGCCCACGGATCCTCGGATATTTTCGTCGCGGAAGCGGACGAGTCCGATGGCTCGTTCCTCAATTACCGTCCGCTCATCGCCGTCGTTACCAACGTGGAAGCCGACCACCTGGACCACTATGGAACCGCGGAAGCTGTTTTTGCCTCCTTCGACAACTTCGTAGCACTCCTGCCGCCGCACGGAGTCCTCCTGGCATGTGCGGACGACGCCGGCGCCCGCGCCCTTGCAGACCGGACAGCTGCCAAGGGAACCACGCGCGTTCTTACGTACGGAACGGGTCACGACGCCGATATCCTCCTCCAGGATGGGGGGCCGGGTGATGTCTCCGTTGCGGTGGACGGCGCCCGTCACACGCTGAACCTGCAGGTTCCCGGACGGCACAACGCCTTGAACGCGGCCGCCGCATTCGCCGTCGCGCTGGAACTTGGCGTAGCGCCCGAAAGGGCGGCCGAAGCACTGGGGCACTTTACCGGTGCGTCCCGGCGCTTTGAACTCAAAGGCCAGGGGAGGGGAGTGCGCGTGTACGACGACTACGCCCACCACCCAACCGAGGTCCGTGCCGCCTTGTCCGCCGCACGCTCGGTGGCTGGCGGCCACAAGGTCCACGTTCTCTTTCAACCGCACTTGTTTTCCCGGACCCGGGAGTTCGCCGCGGAGTTTGCAGCGGCCCTGGACACCGCGGACACGGCGCTGGTCCTGGACATCTATCCTGCACGTGAAGACCCCATCCCCGGGGTCACCAGTTCGTTGATCGCCGACCGGTTGTCGCAGGGGCGGCTGGTGTCCAGTAACGAAGCCGTGGAAGCTATTGTGGCCGCAGCCGGCGAGGGGGACATAGTCCTGACCGTGGGAGCCGGAGATGTTACCGCTTACGGTCCGGTGATTGTGGAGGCGTTGGGTGGCTAG